From the genome of Ptychodera flava strain L36383 chromosome 20, AS_Pfla_20210202, whole genome shotgun sequence, one region includes:
- the LOC139119779 gene encoding uncharacterized protein isoform X1: MKWFVALALLFFSHPIAGSLFTNGVKYNDLYHRRVPLHHDELKSVLGSPLQSQRLLAMMTGRVHVPVARAMMSRYVNQQYGFGTFLRPAIQNVRSRRDLALSMIMFLHMAKTVGNTIIDRLQEEADSRIYTFADEAFSNSSWFYVDEQDHELKGFFTDVVLEVCKEANKKCVMQDVPYNMCLRTDPSSDLEAAGVGLLAGYFDGCAFTKTIELVHTVKLSDKFMNYGGESRFFVPVGNPGNFDPNDISGKTIGFMKGWYSTRRCLVANNVDGAQALTFNRMHLWTSSPIFLVVLMKTSLMHCLCSSSWNFSQKRVVLKRQLCMAAHRLDWNQ, from the exons ATGAAGTGGTTCGTAGCTCTTGCCCTTCTGTTCTTTAGTCACCCTATCGCAG GGTCGTTGTTTACCAATGGTGTAAAATATAATGACCTTTATCACCGTCGTGTTCCTTTACACCATGACGAACTCAAATCTGTGCTTGGATCTCCACTGCAGTCACAGCGTCTTCTCGCTATGATGACTGGGCGAGTCCATGTTCCAGTGGCCCGTGCAATGATGTCGCGTTACGTCAACCAG CAGTATGGGTTTGGAACTTTTCTTCGCCCTGCTATTCAGAATGTAAGAAGCCGAAGAGATTTGGCATTGTCGATGATAATGTTCCTACATATGGCAAAGACTGTAGGAAATACAATAATTGATCGACTGCAGGAAGAAGCAGACTCCAGGATTTACACCTTTGCTGACGAGGCCTTCTCCAACAGCTCGTGGTTTTATGT AGACGAGCAGGATCATGAACTTAAAGGTTTCTTTACAGATGTCGTGCTGGAAG TCTGCAAGGAAGCAAATAAGAAGTGTGTTATGCAAGATGTGCCCTACAACATGTGTCTTCGTACCGATCCTTCAAGTGACCTAGAAGCTGCTGGAGTAG GCTTACTTGCTGGATATTTCGACGGCTGCGCTTTTACGAAGACAATTGAGCTTGTGCACACCGTAAAGTTATCCGACAAATTTATGAATTATGGTGGAGAGTCGCGATTCTTTGTTCCCGTTGGAAACCCGGGAAATTTTGACCCTAATGATATAAGTGGTAAGACTATAG GTTTTATGAAAGGCTGGTACAGTACCAGACGATGTCTTGTCGCCAATAATGTCGATGGAGCTCAGGCACTAACATTCAATCGAATGCATTTATGGACTTCCTCACCGATATTCCTCGTAGTTTTGATGAAAACAAG TTTGATGCACTGTTTATGCAGTTCAAGTTGGAATTTTTCACAGAAGAGGGTGGTGTTGAAAAGGCAACTATGTATGGCGGCACACCGCCTGGACTGGAACCAATAG
- the LOC139120553 gene encoding uncharacterized protein codes for MADIEAMFHQVKVREEDSDCLRFYWWPDGNIESPPRVYKMMVHLFGAVSSPSCANTALHKMADDNSHLFNKEVVKTIKRDFYVDDCLKSVESARKAIELTQDLTAACKKGGFRLTKWVSNSREVLETIPKEERAKEIKDLKLEYDCLPVERALGTSWSVESDSIGFQINIENRPATRRGILSIISSVYDPIGLAAPFILPARILLQDLCRRGIGWDAKIKEDDRKKWLRWLSDLPKLENVSTQRCYKPADFGEVKVREIHHFSDASEYGYGVASYIRLINENGRIHCAFLMGKTRVAPLKKITIPRLELAAATVAVRMNRMLEEELDIKNNKVYFWTDSTSVIKYCANETSRFHTFVANRINIIREGSDSKQWKYVDTKSNPADDASRGLTVDKFLQNKRWLRGPDFLWKRESEWPTQQDISRALCNKDPEVKQEASVYSTVLVEQEFGVEKILLRYSSMMKQKKIVRWFLLAKKNLQDKCRKRKEGDEDTNADTSVM; via the coding sequence ATGGCAGACATAGAGGCTATGTTCCACCAGGTAAAGGTTAGAGAAGAGGACAGTGACTGTCTACGCTTCTATTGGTGGCCAGATGGAAACATAGAAAGCCCTCCAAGAGTCTATAAAATGATGGTTCACCTGTTCGGTGCAGTATCATCCCCGAGCTGCGCGAACACAGCACTACACAAGATGGCCGACGACAACAGCCACCTATTCAATAAGgaagttgtcaaaacaataaaGAGAGACTTCTACGTAGATGATTGCCTCAAGTCGGTAGAAAGTGCGAGGAAGGCAATCGAGTTGACGCAAGATCTGACTGCTGCTTGCAAGAAAGGCGGTTTCCGTCTAACAAAGTGGGTGAGCAACAGCCGTGAAGTATTGGAGACTATACCAAAAGAAGAAAGAGCTAAGGAAATCAAAGACCTGAAGCTGGAATACGACTGCCTACCAGTAGAGCGTGCCCTAGGTACTTCATGGTCGGTCGAGTCAGACAGCATAGGATTCCAGATCAACATTGAAAACCGGCCTGCAACGAGAAGAGGCATACTATCAATTATCAGCTCAGTATACGATCCCATTGGACTTGCAGCCCCATTCATCCTACCTGCAAGAATATTACTTCAAGACTTGTGTCGTAGAGGTATTGGCTGGGATGCAAAGATCAAAGAAGACGATCGAAAGAAATGGCTAAGATGGCTATCAGATCTTCCAAAACTAGAAAACGTATCAACTCAGAGGTGCTACAAACCAGCAGACTTTGGCGAAGTCAAGGTACGTGAAATACATCACTTTTCTGATGCCAGTGAATATGGATACGGTGTTGCATCGTATATCAGACTCATAAATGAAAACGGAAGAATTCACTGCGCCTTCCTTATGGGAAAAACAAGGGTTGCACCACTGAAGAAAATTACCATCCCACGCCTGGAGCTGGCAGCAGCTACAGTGGCCGTGAGAATGAACAGAATGTTGGAGGAAGAACTcgacattaaaaacaacaagGTGTACTTCTGGACAGACAGCACATCAGTGATTAAGTACTGCGCCAATGAAACATCCCGATTCCACACCTTCGTAGCCAACCGGATCAACATTATACGTGAAGGTTCGGATAGTAAACAGTGGAAGTACGTCGACACAAAATCCAACCCAGCAGACGACGCATCTAGGGGACTAACGGTAGACAAGTTCCTGCAAAACAAAAGATGGCTGCGAGGACCAGATTTCCTGTGGAAACGAGAAAGTGAATGGCCTACACAACAGGACATCTCCAGAGCGCTATGTAATAAAGACCCAGAAGTCAAGCAGGAAGCATCCGTGTACAGCACCGTACTAGTAGAGCAAGAGTTTGGGGTAGAGAAGATCTTACTACGCTACTCCAGCATgatgaaacaaaagaaaatagtCCGATGGTTCCTGTTAGCGAAGAAAAACCTTCAAGATAAATGCCGCAAAAGAAAGGAAGGCGATGAAGACACCAACGCAGATActagtgttatgtag
- the LOC139119779 gene encoding uncharacterized protein isoform X2, which yields MKWFVALALLFFSHPIAGSLFTNGVKYNDLYHRRVPLHHDELKSVLGSPLQSQRLLAMMTGRVHVPVARAMMSRYVNQYGFGTFLRPAIQNVRSRRDLALSMIMFLHMAKTVGNTIIDRLQEEADSRIYTFADEAFSNSSWFYVDEQDHELKGFFTDVVLEVCKEANKKCVMQDVPYNMCLRTDPSSDLEAAGVGLLAGYFDGCAFTKTIELVHTVKLSDKFMNYGGESRFFVPVGNPGNFDPNDISGKTIGFMKGWYSTRRCLVANNVDGAQALTFNRMHLWTSSPIFLVVLMKTSLMHCLCSSSWNFSQKRVVLKRQLCMAAHRLDWNQ from the exons ATGAAGTGGTTCGTAGCTCTTGCCCTTCTGTTCTTTAGTCACCCTATCGCAG GGTCGTTGTTTACCAATGGTGTAAAATATAATGACCTTTATCACCGTCGTGTTCCTTTACACCATGACGAACTCAAATCTGTGCTTGGATCTCCACTGCAGTCACAGCGTCTTCTCGCTATGATGACTGGGCGAGTCCATGTTCCAGTGGCCCGTGCAATGATGTCGCGTTACGTCAACCAG TATGGGTTTGGAACTTTTCTTCGCCCTGCTATTCAGAATGTAAGAAGCCGAAGAGATTTGGCATTGTCGATGATAATGTTCCTACATATGGCAAAGACTGTAGGAAATACAATAATTGATCGACTGCAGGAAGAAGCAGACTCCAGGATTTACACCTTTGCTGACGAGGCCTTCTCCAACAGCTCGTGGTTTTATGT AGACGAGCAGGATCATGAACTTAAAGGTTTCTTTACAGATGTCGTGCTGGAAG TCTGCAAGGAAGCAAATAAGAAGTGTGTTATGCAAGATGTGCCCTACAACATGTGTCTTCGTACCGATCCTTCAAGTGACCTAGAAGCTGCTGGAGTAG GCTTACTTGCTGGATATTTCGACGGCTGCGCTTTTACGAAGACAATTGAGCTTGTGCACACCGTAAAGTTATCCGACAAATTTATGAATTATGGTGGAGAGTCGCGATTCTTTGTTCCCGTTGGAAACCCGGGAAATTTTGACCCTAATGATATAAGTGGTAAGACTATAG GTTTTATGAAAGGCTGGTACAGTACCAGACGATGTCTTGTCGCCAATAATGTCGATGGAGCTCAGGCACTAACATTCAATCGAATGCATTTATGGACTTCCTCACCGATATTCCTCGTAGTTTTGATGAAAACAAG TTTGATGCACTGTTTATGCAGTTCAAGTTGGAATTTTTCACAGAAGAGGGTGGTGTTGAAAAGGCAACTATGTATGGCGGCACACCGCCTGGACTGGAACCAATAG
- the LOC139120551 gene encoding uncharacterized protein yields MASLDNPVKKKRGTDKVEQSFATSVTSADKKTNQGSKKSNTSTSKPHKAQHKPCLHCQDNNYSFDSCEQLIAASQEDTVNFLRNQGVCFGCLKPGHRSRQCKQKAKCSKCQGKHPTVLHQDRQPTTDKDDDSKRPVQTESVAVHCTTVEVDQVQSFMGTGGQDDDTGGDDDNCKVLLTIIPVKVKLKGSNRMVQTYAFLDTGSVISFCTEALQRKLGATGRKTKLTVNTVNGLGSHTCDKVTGIEVYNLDCSEPQVELKTVYTKPEIGVSEDYIPRQEDLMRWPHLKNIRLPRIDAEIGLMIVPEKQQYLPLWKQYVVRTQPLMHAEHA; encoded by the coding sequence ATGGCTAGTCTCGACAATCCAGTGAAAAAGAAGAGAGGTACAGACAAAGTGGAACAATCTTTCGCCACTAGCGTTACAAGCGCAGACAAGAAGACGAACCAAGGGAGCAAGAAGAGCAACACTTCAACCTCCAAACCACACAAGGCTCAACACAAACCATGCCTGCACTGCCAAGATAACAATTATTCTTTCGACAGTTGCGAACAATTGATTGCAGCCAGTCAAGAAGATACTGTTaactttctgagaaaccaaGGTGTATGTTTTGGTTGTCTGAAACCTGGTCACCGGAGTAGGCAATGCAAACAGAAAGCTAAATGCTCCAAATGCCAAGGAAAACACCCAACAGTACTACATCAGGATCGTCAACCGACGACTGATAAAGACGATGATTCAAAGAGACCAGTACAGACGGAGAGTGTCGCAGTACACTGCACCACGGTAGAGGTGGACCAAGTACAGTCCTTTATGGGGACCGGTGGTCAAGACGATGACAccggtggtgatgatgataactGCAAGGTCCTGCTGACTATTATCCCTGTCAAGGTGAAGTTGAAAGGctcaaatagaatggtacagaCTTATGCCTTTCTGGACACAGGTAGTGTCATATCATTCTGCACAGAAGCGTTACAGAGAAAACTTGGAGCCACAGGCAGAAAGACAAAGCTGACAGTTAATACAGTGAATGGCTTAGGCAGCCACACCTGCGACAAAGTCACTGGCATAGAAGTTTACAACCTAGACTGTTCAGAGCCACAGGTAGAGCTGAAAACAGTATACACTAAACCAGAGATAGGCGTCTCTGAAGACTACATTCCCCGTCAAGAGGATCTCATGAGATGGCCGCATTTGAAGAATATAAGGCTTCCAAGAATAGATGCCGAAATAGGACTGATGATAGTACCGGAGAAACAGCAGTATTTACCCCTCTGGAAACAATACGTGGTCCGGACTCAACCCCTCATGCATGCAGAACACGCGTAG